A single region of the Selenomonas sp. oral taxon 920 genome encodes:
- the dnaN gene encoding DNA polymerase III subunit beta — translation MNITLGRSDLISALQIVSKGLSTKPQTPILSGIYMTAKEGQLELQSTNYELGFILTIPAEIHTVGTAVLPGKYLTEFARKLPAEEVSIDTESSDGLAVIKSGTARFTLRTMEVSDFPVLHRMEGTLQFTIKDRTLARLVKKSAFACLREEQRDRRPIFTGCQLEVEGKEVTFAATNVHRLAVKSEALEEDAGQIRVIIPAKFLEEVTRTIAGDVPTDILVTCSYNQVSMSSGSIYMTSRLIEGAFPDYRRVIPQEENIKTRVTLDAAVFASAVERASLIARTDQYNIVKLAFEEGLMRISSNSPEIGEAEETIPAEVTGDDVTIAFNASYLMDAVKSLDSDSCILSLQGSNEQGVNLSPITIREEADPNYIYVVTPVRTH, via the coding sequence ATGAACATCACACTTGGGAGAAGCGATCTCATCTCTGCGCTGCAAATCGTCAGCAAGGGCCTCTCTACGAAGCCGCAGACGCCCATTCTCTCAGGCATCTACATGACTGCAAAAGAGGGACAGCTCGAACTGCAGTCCACCAACTATGAACTTGGATTCATCCTGACCATCCCCGCCGAGATTCACACCGTCGGTACAGCCGTACTCCCCGGTAAATATCTCACAGAGTTCGCACGCAAACTGCCTGCAGAGGAGGTCTCAATCGACACCGAGAGCAGCGACGGCCTCGCCGTGATCAAATCCGGAACGGCACGCTTTACGCTGCGCACGATGGAGGTTTCAGACTTTCCTGTATTGCATCGTATGGAAGGAACCCTGCAGTTTACTATCAAAGACCGCACACTCGCGCGTCTGGTCAAGAAATCTGCATTCGCCTGTCTGCGTGAGGAGCAGCGCGACCGCCGTCCCATTTTTACGGGCTGTCAGCTCGAGGTCGAGGGCAAGGAGGTCACGTTCGCCGCGACGAATGTTCACCGCCTCGCCGTCAAGAGCGAAGCGCTCGAAGAGGACGCCGGCCAGATCCGCGTTATCATTCCGGCGAAGTTCCTCGAAGAGGTCACGCGTACGATTGCAGGTGATGTGCCGACGGATATTCTCGTCACCTGTTCCTACAATCAGGTCAGTATGTCCTCGGGCAGCATCTACATGACCTCGCGTCTCATCGAGGGAGCATTCCCAGACTATCGGCGCGTCATTCCGCAGGAGGAGAACATCAAGACGCGTGTGACGCTCGATGCCGCAGTCTTTGCCTCTGCGGTCGAGCGCGCTTCTCTCATCGCGCGTACGGATCAGTACAACATTGTAAAGCTTGCGTTTGAGGAGGGACTCATGCGCATCTCGTCGAACAGCCCCGAGATCGGCGAGGCGGAGGAGACGATCCCTGCCGAGGTGACAGGCGATGATGTCACGATCGCATTCAACGCCTCATATCTCATGGATGCCGTGAAATCCCTCGACAGCGACAGCTGCATTCTCTCGCTGCAGGGGTCGAACGAGCAGGGCGTGAACCTCTCTCCCATTACCATCCGTGAGGAAGCAGATCCAAAC
- the dnaA gene encoding chromosomal replication initiator protein DnaA, producing MSEEKTTSIESLWQKVLEKTDGIFHEDTVKKWILPAVPVSLEQNELVLAVQETFQKQYIESRLGALFGDVVQQAFGSGYTFRVIVDPEIVAQKKSAKKEAEPPAENSAAEDAPAEYPAVEEQSASPTQGSLPLTSAGDTNAAAPDDATTLNPKYTFDAFVMGRSNQFSYSMAKAVADAPGKSAHNPLFIYGGVGLGKTHLMHAVGHKILADHPEKRVLYIASTDFTNEFIRSIREKSMDAFREKYYSIDVLLIDDIQFFTGQEQTQTEFFQTFNRLRDNGRQIILTSDRQPQDVKGLEDRLISRFAGGVVVDIQPPEFETRVAILQKKAHSEEVDIPEDVVAYIASRVDSNIRELEGALMRLIKYASMMRMPIDETTCVAALGNYLRGEKGRRITMEMIERIVCTHFKVTSEDIRSTKRSNDIAYPRQIAMFLCHELTDVSWPTIGGFFNRDHSTVIHAHKKIQNLTDTDGATKALIESLTIQVKGI from the coding sequence ATGTCCGAAGAAAAGACCACCTCCATTGAGAGTCTCTGGCAAAAAGTACTCGAAAAGACCGATGGAATCTTCCACGAAGACACCGTGAAAAAGTGGATTCTCCCCGCGGTTCCCGTTTCTCTGGAGCAGAATGAGCTCGTGCTTGCTGTGCAGGAGACCTTCCAGAAGCAGTATATCGAATCGCGTCTGGGCGCACTCTTCGGCGATGTCGTGCAGCAGGCGTTCGGTTCCGGGTACACATTCCGCGTCATCGTCGATCCGGAGATCGTGGCGCAGAAGAAATCTGCAAAGAAAGAAGCAGAGCCGCCTGCAGAGAACAGCGCAGCAGAGGATGCCCCCGCCGAATATCCCGCAGTGGAGGAGCAGTCTGCATCCCCCACGCAGGGCAGTCTCCCGCTCACGTCCGCAGGCGATACGAACGCAGCGGCACCGGACGATGCCACAACGCTGAATCCAAAGTACACCTTCGATGCGTTCGTCATGGGACGCTCGAACCAGTTCTCGTACTCGATGGCAAAGGCGGTCGCGGACGCGCCGGGGAAGTCTGCGCACAATCCGCTCTTCATTTACGGCGGCGTGGGACTCGGCAAGACCCATCTCATGCATGCGGTCGGACACAAGATCCTCGCGGATCATCCCGAAAAGCGCGTGCTGTACATTGCAAGCACGGACTTTACAAACGAATTCATCCGCTCGATCCGCGAGAAGAGTATGGACGCATTCCGCGAGAAATACTACAGCATTGACGTTCTCCTCATTGACGATATCCAGTTTTTCACAGGGCAGGAGCAGACACAGACGGAGTTCTTCCAGACGTTCAACCGTCTGCGTGACAACGGCAGACAGATCATCCTGACCTCGGATCGTCAGCCGCAGGATGTCAAGGGGCTCGAGGATCGTCTGATCTCACGCTTTGCGGGCGGCGTCGTCGTGGATATCCAGCCGCCGGAGTTCGAGACGCGCGTCGCAATCCTCCAGAAGAAGGCACACTCCGAGGAGGTCGATATCCCCGAGGATGTCGTCGCCTACATCGCGAGCCGCGTCGACAGCAACATCCGCGAGCTCGAGGGGGCACTGATGCGCCTCATCAAATACGCCTCGATGATGCGCATGCCGATCGACGAGACCACCTGCGTCGCCGCACTCGGCAACTATCTGCGCGGCGAAAAGGGCCGGCGGATCACTATGGAGATGATCGAGCGCATTGTCTGCACGCACTTCAAAGTCACAAGCGAGGACATCCGCTCCACAAAGCGCAGCAACGACATCGCCTACCCGCGCCAGATCGCGATGTTCCTCTGCCACGAGCTGACCGATGTCTCGTGGCCGACGATCGGCGGCTTCTTCAACCGCGATCACTCAACAGTCATTCACGCACACAAGAAGATCCAGAACCTCACAGACACCGACGGCGCCACAAAAGCACTCATCGAGTCGCTGACAATCCAAGTCAAGGGCATCTGA
- the rpmH gene encoding 50S ribosomal protein L34 — MKRTFQPNNHWRKKTHGFRERMKTKGGRLVLKRRRQRGRKKLSA, encoded by the coding sequence GTGAAGAGAACATTTCAGCCCAACAATCATTGGAGAAAAAAGACACATGGATTCCGTGAGCGCATGAAGACGAAAGGCGGCCGCCTCGTACTGAAGAGAAGGCGTCAGCGCGGACGAAAGAAGCTGTCGGCATAA
- the rnpA gene encoding ribonuclease P protein component, translated as MNEKKYTLPRTKMIKRRSDFQHVYQKGTSVAGRRMILYVLRDSRVAGKVGFAAGKKLGCAAVRSRTKRLLREAYRHLQHELRKDVGILLIGRAGLAAGKMQDAAIELRTLARRAKIFADARGESRTGEHR; from the coding sequence ATGAATGAGAAGAAATACACACTGCCGCGCACAAAGATGATCAAGCGGCGCAGCGACTTTCAGCATGTCTATCAAAAGGGCACCTCCGTCGCAGGGCGGCGGATGATCCTCTATGTTCTGCGCGACAGCCGCGTCGCAGGCAAGGTCGGCTTTGCCGCGGGCAAGAAACTGGGCTGTGCCGCTGTGCGCAGCCGCACGAAACGCCTCCTGCGCGAGGCATATCGCCACCTGCAGCACGAACTCCGCAAGGATGTGGGGATCCTCCTCATCGGCCGCGCGGGGCTTGCGGCGGGGAAGATGCAGGATGCGGCGATTGAACTGCGGACACTCGCGCGCCGTGCAAAGATCTTTGCGGACGCGCGTGGAGAGAGCCGCACGGGGGAGCACCGATGA
- the yidD gene encoding membrane protein insertion efficiency factor YidD, producing the protein MKRLLLLLVRFYRSCISPLTLPSCRYYPTCSAYAMEAIERYGAWHGGWMALRRILRCHPFHKGGYDPVP; encoded by the coding sequence ATGAAGCGGCTGCTCCTCCTTCTGGTGCGGTTCTATCGGAGCTGCATCTCGCCGCTGACCCTGCCCAGCTGCCGCTACTATCCGACCTGCTCTGCGTATGCGATGGAGGCGATTGAGCGCTACGGCGCATGGCATGGCGGATGGATGGCACTGCGGCGCATCCTGCGCTGCCATCCGTTTCACAAGGGCGGCTACGATCCCGTACCCTAG
- a CDS encoding YidC/Oxa1 family membrane protein insertase, which translates to MIEFFSNLFEPIIHVLQFILGGFYNVTSAAGLVSYGFPIILLTILIKVVTYPLTVKQIKSMKAMQEIQPKMKKIQEKYKNNPQMLQQKTGELFREAGVNPLAGCLPLLVQMPILMGMYYALFNFTFPSAEAAAFFWLPNMSEPDPLYILPVLSALTTFLQQKMTSTEMNAQMKIMMTVMPLFIGWISLTFPSGLVLYWVTMNVVQIAQQWWMYRNDGPVAKEAI; encoded by the coding sequence TTGATCGAATTTTTTAGCAACCTCTTTGAACCCATCATCCACGTTTTGCAGTTCATCCTTGGCGGCTTTTACAACGTCACAAGCGCCGCAGGACTTGTCAGCTACGGCTTTCCCATCATTCTCCTCACCATCCTCATCAAGGTTGTGACCTACCCGCTCACCGTCAAGCAGATCAAATCCATGAAGGCGATGCAGGAAATCCAGCCGAAGATGAAAAAGATCCAGGAAAAGTACAAGAACAACCCGCAGATGCTCCAGCAGAAGACGGGCGAACTCTTCCGCGAGGCGGGCGTCAACCCGCTCGCCGGCTGTCTTCCGCTCCTCGTGCAGATGCCGATCCTCATGGGCATGTACTATGCCCTCTTCAACTTCACCTTTCCGAGCGCGGAGGCGGCTGCATTCTTCTGGCTGCCGAACATGTCCGAGCCCGATCCGCTCTACATCCTGCCCGTCCTGTCGGCACTGACCACATTCCTCCAGCAGAAGATGACCTCCACCGAGATGAATGCGCAGATGAAGATCATGATGACCGTCATGCCGCTCTTCATCGGCTGGATCAGCCTCACCTTTCCGTCCGGACTCGTGCTCTACTGGGTGACGATGAACGTTGTGCAGATCGCCCAGCAGTGGTGGATGTACCGCAACGACGGACCCGTTGCAAAGGAGGCAATCTGA
- the jag gene encoding RNA-binding cell elongation regulator Jag/EloR has protein sequence MAEIIETTGRTVEDALSLALDKLGCGRAEVTYEIVQEPSGGFLGLWGKREARIRVTTRPVIRPQHTEIPIPAQPTVLAASPASPASSKEQRAEDDGFGVRPKRFHTDLRSSARRNPEQAAPRRSAEERRENSYGESRPPRGGYEEQRSRCAEREGQEIRRERREPSSYETRERRERSDSPLVPLTDEMAAAAEKFLGKIFAAMHLTVTLHRTDTPAGTIFNIQGDSLGILIGKHGATLDALQYLTNLVVNKISETGYARIILDVEDYRARREETLTRLAGHLADKACRIGEEIHLEPMSRHERKIIHMALQDNRRVTTYSAGDNPRRYVVIVPRRRRYARDYEESSYDRYDR, from the coding sequence ATGGCAGAGATCATCGAGACCACCGGCAGAACCGTCGAGGACGCGCTCTCTCTCGCCCTTGACAAACTCGGCTGCGGCAGAGCCGAGGTCACCTATGAGATCGTACAGGAGCCCTCGGGCGGCTTCCTCGGACTCTGGGGCAAGCGCGAGGCGCGCATCCGCGTCACCACGCGTCCCGTGATCCGGCCGCAGCACACGGAGATACCGATTCCCGCGCAGCCGACCGTCCTTGCAGCATCGCCTGCATCCCCTGCCTCGAGCAAGGAACAGCGTGCAGAGGACGATGGATTCGGCGTGCGTCCGAAGCGCTTTCATACCGATCTGCGCTCCTCTGCGCGCAGGAATCCGGAGCAGGCGGCACCGCGCCGGAGCGCGGAGGAGCGCCGCGAGAACAGCTATGGTGAGAGCCGCCCTCCGCGCGGCGGTTATGAGGAACAGCGCAGCCGCTGTGCAGAGCGCGAGGGGCAGGAGATTCGCCGCGAGCGGAGGGAGCCCTCCTCCTATGAGACGCGGGAGCGCCGTGAGCGCAGCGACAGCCCGCTCGTTCCGCTCACGGACGAGATGGCCGCAGCAGCGGAGAAATTTCTCGGCAAGATCTTTGCCGCGATGCATCTCACCGTTACCCTGCACCGTACGGACACGCCTGCGGGCACCATCTTCAACATTCAGGGCGACAGCCTCGGCATCCTCATCGGCAAACACGGCGCAACACTCGATGCGCTTCAATACCTCACGAATCTCGTCGTGAACAAGATCTCCGAGACGGGCTACGCGCGCATCATCCTCGATGTCGAGGACTACCGTGCGCGCCGAGAGGAGACGCTCACGCGCCTCGCGGGACATCTCGCGGACAAGGCGTGCCGCATTGGCGAGGAGATCCACCTCGAGCCCATGAGCCGCCACGAGCGCAAAATCATCCACATGGCGCTGCAGGACAACCGCCGCGTCACCACGTACAGCGCGGGCGACAACCCGCGCCGCTATGTTGTCATCGTTCCGCGCCGCCGGCGTTATGCGCGCGACTACGAGGAGAGCAGCTACGACCGCTACGATCGGTAA
- the mnmE gene encoding tRNA uridine-5-carboxymethylaminomethyl(34) synthesis GTPase MnmE: MTEDTISQIATPHGVGGIGIIRVSGADALTVARAVFRPASGGRLGATAPYHARFGHIVTADGAVIDECVLLHMRAPHSYTGEDTVELQCHGGTIVLREALLRTWEAGARPAAAGEFTKRAFLNGRLDLARAEGVMELINARSARAARAARERMAGALSREITAIRTRLLGAIARIEAGIDFPEDDIPAATADALRADIHGASDAVQRLLTGAYAGRILREGVKTVIVGRPNVGKSSLLNALLGTERAIVTDVPGTTRDIIEEEISVEGIPLRLIDTAGLRAAEDAVERLGVARTEQYLGDAELVLAVFDSSCGLTDEDHEILARLKKMDADIIILCNKEDCASVLRVTDFDGLNAPVLMISAQAGTGLDALRETIAARVRALEGDLGDGALPNKEREVEALRRTAQHLSEAERSLEGDMGTDFISIDLRGAYETLGEILGETVDTDLIDRIFSEFCIGK; this comes from the coding sequence ATGACCGAAGATACCATCAGTCAAATTGCAACGCCGCACGGTGTGGGCGGCATCGGCATCATCCGCGTGAGCGGTGCGGATGCGCTGACCGTCGCGCGTGCCGTCTTTCGCCCCGCATCGGGCGGCAGGCTCGGTGCGACTGCACCCTATCATGCGCGCTTTGGCCACATTGTCACAGCGGACGGTGCCGTCATCGACGAGTGCGTCCTGCTCCATATGCGTGCGCCGCACTCCTACACGGGCGAGGATACCGTCGAGCTCCAGTGTCACGGCGGCACAATCGTCCTGCGCGAAGCGCTGCTGCGCACGTGGGAGGCGGGGGCACGGCCCGCCGCAGCAGGCGAGTTCACGAAGCGTGCCTTCCTGAACGGACGGCTTGATCTCGCACGCGCAGAGGGGGTCATGGAGCTCATCAACGCACGGAGTGCCCGCGCTGCCCGTGCCGCACGGGAACGCATGGCGGGCGCACTCTCGCGTGAGATCACCGCGATCCGCACCCGTCTCCTCGGCGCGATTGCACGCATCGAGGCGGGCATCGACTTCCCCGAGGACGATATCCCCGCCGCGACCGCTGACGCACTCCGTGCGGATATCCACGGCGCGTCGGATGCCGTGCAGCGGCTGCTCACAGGCGCATATGCGGGACGCATTCTGCGCGAGGGAGTCAAGACCGTCATCGTCGGCCGTCCAAACGTCGGCAAATCCAGCCTCCTCAACGCCCTTCTCGGCACAGAGCGTGCCATCGTCACCGATGTGCCCGGCACGACGCGGGACATCATCGAGGAGGAGATCAGCGTTGAGGGGATTCCTCTCCGCCTCATCGACACCGCAGGACTGCGTGCGGCAGAGGACGCAGTGGAGCGGCTCGGCGTTGCACGCACCGAGCAGTACCTCGGGGATGCCGAGCTTGTGCTCGCCGTCTTTGACAGCTCCTGCGGGCTCACCGACGAGGATCATGAAATCCTCGCCCGCCTCAAAAAAATGGACGCGGACATCATCATCCTCTGCAACAAGGAGGACTGTGCCTCCGTTCTGCGCGTCACCGACTTTGACGGACTGAACGCGCCTGTCCTCATGATCTCCGCACAGGCGGGCACGGGGCTCGATGCCCTGCGCGAGACCATCGCTGCACGCGTCCGCGCCCTCGAGGGTGACCTCGGCGACGGGGCACTGCCGAACAAGGAGCGCGAGGTCGAGGCACTGCGCCGTACCGCACAGCATCTCAGTGAGGCGGAGCGCAGCCTCGAGGGGGACATGGGCACGGACTTCATCTCCATCGACCTGCGCGGCGCGTACGAAACCCTCGGCGAGATCCTTGGCGAGACCGTCGACACCGACCTCATCGACCGCATCTTCAGCGAGTTCTGCATCGGGAAATAA
- a CDS encoding SLC13 family permease, with product MSADQSKEAQRIHEAEQKFDRTRRLVGLFGAPILALLVFLTPIEGLTVASHKLLAIMVLVALWWITEPVPIPVTSLIGPTLAVVTGVVSAKDAYAAFANPMIFLFMGGFILAKAMMDHGLDKRFAYWLLARSWVGSNPRRIFLAIGLAAALCSGWVSNTATAAMMFPIALGLLGAIKEMMAANGKEIDLHDYKYATGLMLMTAYACSIGGVLTPIGTPPNIIMLGFLDQMANIHISFFEWMTWGVIAMVVYFIITYFILIRMFPPDVERIDGAEEFIRARVAELGGWTRAQKNTLVCFLVAVFLWVFPGILSMTLGSTSPILKMYNLLFPEAVAAMFGALLLFLMPINFKERQFTLEWKSAVQGVEWGTLILFGGGLAMGGMMYKTGLSQWVGDKIVGMLGGDPSEFALVAIFCVMALLLSELTSHTAATNMIGPLGITAAVAAGFSPVHVAVGIALSSSLGFMLPVSTPPNAIVYASGYIPITKMIKTGVYIDFIGIFCVTIPLVLYFVTWIVG from the coding sequence ATGAGTGCTGATCAAAGCAAAGAAGCCCAAAGAATCCATGAGGCGGAACAAAAGTTTGATCGGACTCGACGTCTGGTAGGACTGTTCGGAGCACCAATCCTTGCCCTGTTGGTATTCCTGACACCCATCGAAGGACTGACGGTCGCATCACACAAACTGCTTGCCATCATGGTTCTCGTCGCTCTCTGGTGGATTACCGAACCGGTTCCCATCCCCGTTACATCCCTGATCGGTCCAACGCTCGCCGTTGTGACCGGTGTCGTCTCCGCAAAGGATGCATACGCCGCCTTTGCGAACCCGATGATCTTCCTCTTTATGGGCGGATTCATCCTCGCAAAGGCGATGATGGATCACGGGCTGGACAAACGGTTCGCCTACTGGCTGCTCGCACGCTCGTGGGTCGGCTCGAATCCGCGCCGCATCTTCCTCGCGATCGGACTTGCCGCAGCACTCTGCTCCGGCTGGGTCAGCAACACGGCGACCGCCGCGATGATGTTCCCGATCGCCCTCGGTCTCCTCGGCGCGATCAAGGAAATGATGGCGGCAAACGGCAAGGAGATCGATCTCCACGACTATAAATACGCAACGGGTCTCATGCTCATGACGGCATATGCCTGCTCGATCGGCGGTGTTCTCACCCCAATCGGCACCCCGCCGAACATCATCATGCTCGGCTTCCTCGACCAGATGGCGAACATCCACATCTCCTTCTTCGAGTGGATGACGTGGGGTGTCATTGCCATGGTCGTCTACTTCATCATCACGTACTTCATCCTCATCCGTATGTTCCCCCCCGATGTGGAACGCATCGATGGTGCGGAGGAGTTCATCCGCGCCCGCGTCGCGGAGCTCGGCGGCTGGACGCGCGCACAGAAGAACACGCTCGTCTGCTTCCTCGTCGCGGTCTTCCTCTGGGTCTTCCCGGGCATCCTCTCGATGACGCTCGGCAGCACCTCGCCGATCCTCAAGATGTATAACCTCCTCTTCCCCGAGGCGGTCGCGGCGATGTTCGGTGCACTGCTCCTCTTCCTCATGCCGATCAACTTCAAGGAGCGTCAGTTCACGCTTGAGTGGAAGTCGGCGGTGCAGGGCGTTGAGTGGGGCACGCTCATCCTCTTCGGCGGCGGCCTTGCGATGGGCGGCATGATGTATAAGACGGGTCTCTCGCAGTGGGTCGGCGACAAGATCGTCGGCATGCTCGGCGGCGACCCGTCCGAGTTCGCCCTCGTCGCGATCTTCTGCGTGATGGCGCTCCTCCTCTCCGAGCTCACAAGCCACACGGCAGCAACCAATATGATCGGCCCACTCGGCATCACGGCGGCGGTCGCTGCGGGCTTCAGCCCCGTGCACGTCGCGGTCGGCATCGCACTGTCGTCCTCACTGGGCTTTATGCTGCCCGTGTCGACGCCGCCGAACGCCATTGTCTACGCGTCCGGCTACATCCCGATCACGAAGATGATCAAGACCGGTGTCTACATCGACTTCATCGGCATCTTCTGCGTCACCATCCCGCTCGTCCTCTACTTCGTCACCTGGATTGTGGGATAA
- a CDS encoding iron-containing alcohol dehydrogenase, which yields MQSFTYHCPTEIIFGRDAENAVAGKLRAFGASRVLILYGGGSAERSGLLSRIEKNLTSEGLAFLVMGGVRPNPRVSFVREAIREGLAADVNFILAVGGGSVIDSAKAVAHGIANPSVDIWDIWTHKAELTKTMPFGSVLTIPAAGSETSDSAVLTNEDTGQKRGLNSQLNRPVVAFMNPELAFSLPREQIAAGAADIMMHTMERWFTSVKEPNVFTDRVAVQLLRTVMESVRRLLVSRKDYDAMSELMWCGSVSHSGFTELGRMKDFSVHKLGHEFSARYDATHAMTLTALWGSWARYVYKYDAARFAQFAAELFGVNAGTDEERARAGIRKMEEFFAEIGMPTSLAGLGIGTLSKGTIEEIASAATSGDTITLGCFHPLTRADVIAIYETANH from the coding sequence ATGCAAAGCTTTACCTATCACTGCCCGACCGAGATCATCTTCGGACGGGATGCGGAGAATGCGGTCGCCGGGAAACTGCGCGCGTTCGGGGCGAGCCGCGTGCTCATCCTCTACGGCGGCGGCAGCGCGGAGCGTTCGGGGCTGCTCTCGCGAATCGAGAAAAATCTGACCTCTGAGGGACTGGCGTTCCTCGTCATGGGCGGCGTGCGTCCGAATCCGCGCGTCTCGTTCGTCCGCGAGGCAATCCGCGAGGGACTTGCTGCCGATGTCAATTTCATCCTCGCCGTCGGCGGCGGCAGTGTCATCGACTCGGCAAAGGCGGTTGCGCACGGCATCGCAAACCCGAGTGTCGATATCTGGGACATCTGGACGCACAAGGCGGAGCTCACAAAGACCATGCCCTTTGGCTCCGTCCTCACGATCCCGGCGGCGGGCAGTGAGACGAGTGACTCGGCGGTGCTGACGAACGAGGATACGGGGCAAAAGCGCGGGCTGAACTCGCAGCTGAACCGCCCCGTCGTCGCCTTTATGAACCCGGAGCTTGCCTTCAGTCTGCCGCGCGAGCAGATTGCGGCGGGCGCAGCGGACATCATGATGCACACGATGGAACGCTGGTTTACAAGCGTCAAGGAGCCGAACGTCTTCACCGACCGCGTCGCCGTCCAGCTCCTTCGGACAGTGATGGAGTCTGTGCGCCGTCTCCTCGTCAGCCGCAAGGACTACGATGCGATGAGTGAGCTGATGTGGTGCGGGAGCGTCTCGCACAGCGGCTTCACGGAGCTCGGACGGATGAAGGACTTCTCCGTGCACAAGCTCGGACATGAGTTCTCCGCGCGCTACGACGCAACGCACGCAATGACCCTCACGGCGCTCTGGGGTTCGTGGGCGCGGTACGTCTACAAATATGACGCGGCGCGCTTTGCCCAGTTTGCCGCCGAGCTCTTCGGTGTGAACGCGGGCACGGATGAGGAGCGTGCACGCGCGGGCATCCGCAAAATGGAGGAATTCTTTGCGGAGATCGGCATGCCGACGAGCCTTGCGGGGCTCGGCATCGGCACGCTCTCAAAGGGAACGATCGAGGAGATCGCGAGCGCCGCGACGAGCGGTGACACGATAACACTCGGCTGTTTCCATCCGCTCACGCGTGCGGATGTCATTGCGATCTACGAGACGGCGAATCATTGA